GCTTCTGGCTGGTGGTGGCCGGCGACCTCACTTTCGGGGCCCTGATCGCCTCGGTGATACTGTCCGGGCGTTGCTTGGCGCCGCTGGGCCAGATGGCCAACCTGATGACCCGCCTCAACCATGCCCGCAGCGCCTACCGCAAGCTGGATGCGCTGATGCGCGCCCCGCACGAGGATATGAGCGAACGCGACGTCCTGCGCCGTAAGACCCTGGACGGAAAAATCGAGTTCAACAATGTCAGCTTCCGCTATCCGGGCCAGAATACCAATGTGCTGGAGAATGTCTCCTTCACCATCAATTCCGGTGAAAAGGTCGCGATCCTCGGCCGCATCGGTTCCGGCAAGAGTACCGTGCTCAGGCTCGCGTCCGGCCTGTATGAACCGGACAACGGCGCGGTGATGATCGACAATACCGACATCCGCCAGATCGTCCCCGAAGACCTGAGGAACAATATTTCCATGGTGCTGCAGGATGTGTTTCTGTTTTCCGGCAGTGTGAAGGAAAACCTGACCTTGGGGCGGGAAGACATTACCGACGAAGACATCCTCAGGGCGGCGGAACTGAGCGGCGTGCAGGAATTCATCGGCGCCATTCCCAACGGCTATGACCTGAAGCTCCGGGACCGGGGCGAAGGCCTGTCCGGCGGTCAGAAACAGTCTATTTCCCTGGCCCGGGCCCTGGTGCGTCCGAGCCCGATCCTGTTCCTGGATGAACCGACCAGCGCCATGGATAACAACTTCGAGGCCGCCGTGGTCAGCCGCCTCAAGCAGACCATGCAGGATAAAACCGTGGTGATCGTGACCCACCGGGCCAGCCTGCTGCAGCTGGTGGACAAGATTATCATCATGGACAAGGGCCGCATCGCCATGATGGGCCCCCGGGACCAGGTGCTGCAGAAGCTTGCCCAAAACCAGGGCCCGAACCAGATGCAGAAGCCGGTGCAGAGTGAGGGGCAGGACGCATGATTAAACTGCCGTTCAAATTCGACCCGTCCTCGGCCCAGCATCTCGGCGCCAATGTGCTGTTTTACAGCATTGTCGCCTTTGTGGTGCTGTTTTTCATCTGGGCTTCTTTTTCCGAGCTCGACGAAGTCACCCGCGGCATGGGCCGGGTGGTGCCGGCCAAACAGATCCAGGTGGTGCAGAACCTGGAAGGCGGCATCATCAAGGAAATCCTGGTCAAGTCGGGCCAGGAAGTGAAAGCGGGCGATATCCTGGTGCGCATGGACAGCACCCAGCTGGGCTCCGACCTCAAGAAAAACGAAGAGGAATATCTCGCCCTGGACCTGAAAACCCGGCGGTTGCAGGCGGAAACGGACCTGAAAGCGGTGGAGTTTCCCGAAGATCTCAGCCAGCGCTACCCGGACCAGGTGGCGCGGGAACTAAACCTCAACAAGGCACGACTGTCCGGCCTGCGCGCCTCGCTGAGTGGCTTGGAAGCCAAGAAAAAGAACCTGGAACAGGAACTGATCGAAGCGCGCATGATGTCGGTCAACTCCGAGGAAAACGAGGAACTGGCCCAGGCGGAAATCGACATGATCGGCCCGCTGGTGGAAAAGGGCATCGAACCCCGGATCAGCCTGATCAGGGCCCAGCAGAAAATGACCGAGGCCAAGAGCGAACGCCAGCGCTCCGAACTCGGTATCGAAAAAGCCAAGAAATCCATCGAGGAAGTGGAGCTGAATATCGAGCAGGCCCGGGAACAGTTCCGCACCGAAACGCTGAGCGAACTGAGCGAAGCCCAGAGCCGGTTCAACCAGCTGCGCGAAACCATCCCCGCCCTGTCCGACCGGGTGTACCGCACCGATGTGGTGGCGCCGACCGACGGCATCGTCAACCAGGTGCTGGTCACCACCGTGGGCGGCGTGGTCAAGCCGGGCATGTCCATCGTTGAACTGGTACCGAGCGACGACAGCCTGCTGGTCGAGGCGGAAATCCGCCCCCAGGACATCGCTTTCCTGTATCCGGGACAGGCGGCCAAGGTGAAGATTACCGCCTATGACTTTGCCCGCTACGGGGCGCTCGACGGCACAGTGGAAACCATCAGCGCCGACGCGATCCTCAACGAGCGCGAGGAATATGTCTATATCGCCAAAATCAGGACCAAGCAGAACAGCCTCGAAGCCGACGGCGACACCCTGCCGATCATTCCCGGTATGGTCGCCGACGTCAACATCGTTCACGGCAAGAAAACCATCCTCGAATATCTGATCAATCCGGTACTCCGCCTCAGGGACAATGCACTGCGGGAGCGGTAGAACAATCTTCCTTACGTCACCGTCTGGGTAATGTCCGCATCCACCAGCAGTGTTGCGTCACCATAGGAATAGCTGTGGTACAGCTCCCCGTCGATGGTCTGGTCGTCGCCCTGAACCCAGCCCTGGCCGGTTGATGTCACGCTGTCAGAAGCGTCCCCCCAGACGATCAAATGGTCCCCATCAGCAGACATTCCCAGCACATCGCCAAGGGTCAAGGTGAGACTGTTTTCGCCATCGTCTGTAACCAGATCTATGATCTGAAATTCAGAAATATTGTGATCCGGCTCCAACTGGGAAAGGTCCAGATCAATGCCATCCAGCCGGAGAATATCTTCCCCTTCTCCTCCGCTTATATAGAAAAAATCCAGATTATTGATGACAATAATATCGTTACCGCCTTCTCCGTTAACGACATCGCCTCCGGCGCCACCATTCAAGAGGTTATCGCCATCATCCCCTGATATAATATCGTCATAATCAGACCCGATAATGTTCTCAATGCTGATCAGGCTATCGCCAAAAGCTCCGCCGCCATAAGCGTTAAGTCCAAGGTTTATCTGGACACCTTCTGTGGCGTCAGCATAGGAAACCGTGTCACTGCCGCTGCCACCATCCATATGGTCGCTTCCTTCACCACCAAATATCAGATCGTCCCCCTGGCCGGCGCGGATGTTGTCGTCACCGGCTCCAGCGTAGATAACATTGTCGCCTTTACCGCTGACAATCGTATCATCGCCACCGCCTGTATCGATATCCCCCAGAAACACGCCTCCCTGGGCGATGAGGGTATCGTCCAAAGGACCGAGATAGACGTCCCCTTCTACCGTCCCGAGGTTATACAGGACCACATTGTTTCCGGTCAGTCGGATGGAGGTTTCTCCGGAAAGCACCACATCCTCATCAACAATAACAAAGGCATGGTCTTCATCCAGAATGAAGGTATGATCATCATCCCGGTCAATGAGATAGCTTAGTGTTCCCTCCACCTCGACAACTGAATAATGGGGATCCAGCTCGACGATGAAGGTCTCTGTGTTAAGGGTCAGGAAAATTTGGCGTCCATCACTGGACAGGCTCATTTTGGCAGAATTAAATGACATGGAGTCATCATAAAAACCACCGACATCATAACTGTCGACGACAGTCCAGCTTTCTGTGTTGACGTACAGAATCTCCCGATTATCGACGTCCAGAACGTACAGAATATCCCCTGCAGGAGAGAACTGGACGTCGGCCATACGGCCGACTCCTTCCAGATCGTATAAGTCAAATACCCGGGAAAGTTCGAGATCATAGACAAATGCATCATTGTAAGTAATCACTGATGCTAGACCGGCAGTTGAACTGACACTCGACCTACCGGCGTTAAAACCACTCGAGCCCTGTTCATATAAATTGGTATCCCCAATTATTTCTCCGATCTGGGAATCATAGAGAAAAAGACCACCATCTGAAAGATGAGCTTCCTGTATCAAAATATATCTGTTGTCCTCGGACGTCTCGAGATAGGATCCCTCCTGGATAGATACCCATGGCGCAAAAAGTGTTATCTCTTCCGTAGATATATCGATTTGACGGAAAGGGTTTGATCCGGATCCAGCATAATCAGTCGTGAATAATCCCGTACCCGTAGCATCAATGCTGATATCTGATGTTCCCCTTTCCGCATCATTGACATTAAGAGTTATTTCTTTCAGTTGACCAGTCTGAAGATTAATTCGTGTAATCGAAATCTCATATACATCATCTCTGTCAAATTCCGCGTCCTCAACCATCAGGTATTCATGGTTTGCAACAAAAAGTGCCATACCATCAAGAGATAACGCCATTCCATCGAGATATCCCCCGATCGAATATTGTTCTTGGTAAATACCATTATTTGGATCCCAGGATTTTATCTTTCCACTGGTGGTGGACACATAAAATCCGCCACTATAAGGATCCGCGATCACATCCGACATATTGCTTTCAATAATCTGGAAGACTATCGGCTCGGCTTCGATATCGGTATAGGTGATAGGCTCCAGAGAGACAGGGTTCAGGACAACCCCCTCATCAGTCGTAATGGCGGCCAGGGCGTCATCCGCCGCGGTTTGTCCCTGGGTATCAATTCCGCCATGTCCCGCGA
The DNA window shown above is from Emcibacter nanhaiensis and carries:
- a CDS encoding type I secretion system permease/ATPase, which encodes MNDQPAVQSKSIDTDNWFWSAFVEHKWSYIQIIVAAGLINIFSLASSIFIMVVYDRVIPNNAVESLIALTTGMVIVIVFDFTLKFLRALFIDSVGRKIDLKVARRIFKRLEDLKLSAFKGSVGELVNSVREYESIRDFCTSATLATVVDIPFIMLFLLVIWAIGGSLVIVPILAIPLVVITGLLIQPWLAKYSQAGMSEGQSKQSTLIEVVSGLETMKALGAGRMFLNRWEKAVANHSEISLKSRLLSQITVNSASTAQQISQIGIVVYGFWLVVAGDLTFGALIASVILSGRCLAPLGQMANLMTRLNHARSAYRKLDALMRAPHEDMSERDVLRRKTLDGKIEFNNVSFRYPGQNTNVLENVSFTINSGEKVAILGRIGSGKSTVLRLASGLYEPDNGAVMIDNTDIRQIVPEDLRNNISMVLQDVFLFSGSVKENLTLGREDITDEDILRAAELSGVQEFIGAIPNGYDLKLRDRGEGLSGGQKQSISLARALVRPSPILFLDEPTSAMDNNFEAAVVSRLKQTMQDKTVVIVTHRASLLQLVDKIIIMDKGRIAMMGPRDQVLQKLAQNQGPNQMQKPVQSEGQDA
- a CDS encoding HlyD family type I secretion periplasmic adaptor subunit, with amino-acid sequence MIKLPFKFDPSSAQHLGANVLFYSIVAFVVLFFIWASFSELDEVTRGMGRVVPAKQIQVVQNLEGGIIKEILVKSGQEVKAGDILVRMDSTQLGSDLKKNEEEYLALDLKTRRLQAETDLKAVEFPEDLSQRYPDQVARELNLNKARLSGLRASLSGLEAKKKNLEQELIEARMMSVNSEENEELAQAEIDMIGPLVEKGIEPRISLIRAQQKMTEAKSERQRSELGIEKAKKSIEEVELNIEQAREQFRTETLSELSEAQSRFNQLRETIPALSDRVYRTDVVAPTDGIVNQVLVTTVGGVVKPGMSIVELVPSDDSLLVEAEIRPQDIAFLYPGQAAKVKITAYDFARYGALDGTVETISADAILNEREEYVYIAKIRTKQNSLEADGDTLPIIPGMVADVNIVHGKKTILEYLINPVLRLRDNALRER
- a CDS encoding calcium-binding protein, which codes for MSANPYRDSSSKSIFAKVQKKQSGEPGTLNERFQSARTPVRYGVMSLALLPLAGCGGGGGSTAAPTAPTTPVTPDPDFTEDPTNVFTAIDDNDRTLDESSSTADLTVIGKGGDDTIITGSGNDLIRAGEGMDTISAGDGDDVIVVLGTTAADEYTSSAITNPGGSGVDLSSLLTLAELNGRSVSEVESGETIDGGAGNNTLYIYGTVDLTGVTLTNVTQLIVNSTVTLTQEQIAQFTTIDGDGNSVINIEVPAGSGEVVLDFSVLNISDIASLNISGDVTVRVDSLEDLSGIADLNIQDASQIKLELMAGDEPVAVSLQGIAEIFPQVNEIYLGDDAVLVLDAPELLSEIGVGIVAGHGGIDTQGQTAADDALAAITTDEGVVLNPVSLEPITYTDIEAEPIVFQIIESNMSDVIADPYSGGFYVSTTSGKIKSWDPNNGIYQEQYSIGGYLDGMALSLDGMALFVANHEYLMVEDAEFDRDDVYEISITRINLQTGQLKEITLNVNDAERGTSDISIDATGTGLFTTDYAGSGSNPFRQIDISTEEITLFAPWVSIQEGSYLETSEDNRYILIQEAHLSDGGLFLYDSQIGEIIGDTNLYEQGSSGFNAGRSSVSSTAGLASVITYNDAFVYDLELSRVFDLYDLEGVGRMADVQFSPAGDILYVLDVDNREILYVNTESWTVVDSYDVGGFYDDSMSFNSAKMSLSSDGRQIFLTLNTETFIVELDPHYSVVEVEGTLSYLIDRDDDHTFILDEDHAFVIVDEDVVLSGETSIRLTGNNVVLYNLGTVEGDVYLGPLDDTLIAQGGVFLGDIDTGGGDDTIVSGKGDNVIYAGAGDDNIRAGQGDDLIFGGEGSDHMDGGSGSDTVSYADATEGVQINLGLNAYGGGAFGDSLISIENIIGSDYDDIISGDDGDNLLNGGAGGDVVNGEGGNDIIVINNLDFFYISGGEGEDILRLDGIDLDLSQLEPDHNISEFQIIDLVTDDGENSLTLTLGDVLGMSADGDHLIVWGDASDSVTSTGQGWVQGDDQTIDGELYHSYSYGDATLLVDADITQTVT